tccctgattgaggtaatgattgcctgggATCGTCCaacccaactgtctgcccctctaccgcggctatattcgtGGCCAGGTATCCCTAGAGAGGAAGCATGAGGTATCTGAGTGCACCATtaatgccttccatgcccgctgggcatcgcagggactggggtgcattattgacctctttaatcacattttaatttgatgttttaagtttcccttccactttgtcctttgttttgggcggttcccttccttttgggagttgccccttttaatttgtctctttattaatttgatttaatttattttgttgaCCAAAAAGAACGGTAAtgattgcctgtccaatcagggagcctcacctgcatatatatattgaggagtgtcagggctcaATTCTGGATTCTGGCTTTGTACCTGAAACATTCTTAGGAGTGGAGTGGAGTTtgcaaataaagggaatctggtgactctgaggagttatttcaagacTATTTTGCTTTTAAGAAAAAGTCCAGTCCCATAAGGGGACAAAAGATGCCCATTAGCACACAGTTCCATCAAGTTTCTGAGAAATCGTCCTCTTGGCGTCACTGAGGACCTTTCAATGCTCCTTTTTCTTAAAAAAATGTgaagttttcactggaaagaaatTCAAAATGCTTGAAAAAACAAAGCAGGGCCGTAACCAAATGTCACAAATGAAAGACATTTTCTCGTTTGAATTCCCCATCGGGTTTGGAGGAGTGTTTGTCCCTGGGAATGTAACAGTGGGCCCACCAGGGAGTCTGTGATTTCATCTGTctgtggatatatatatatatcgcacacacacacatcacacagtgAGGGCGACCAGCACAGTTCAGAACGCGCagtaggggggagagagagagagagaaggagctcaGCATAAAGTTACAAATGGTTTTTGTGAATTCCCCGCAGAAACCTCAGCTGAGTTTACCATCCCATCGCTGCCAAGAAGAATGAAAGCCAATGTGGTGATCTTGGGAGCAGACAGTGTTGGAAAATCTGGTAAACTGATCAGGCAGCCCGATGTAATGCAAGCCAAGTTCTGCCCCTGACAAGTCCAACTTTAATGCTTTCTTTTTGTTCTGCTTGCAGCTTTGACCGTTCGGTTCTTGACCAGAAAGTTCATTGGTGAATATGGAGACATAGGTAAGCATTTTTAAACAGCCGCAGCACATTCAGTGTTTCATGTTAAAGGGCTTGCGTTACCACGAGGTTAATTTCTGTTTCAGAATCTGTCTACAATCACAATGTAACTGTTGCTGGGAGGAGGGTGGCTTTCAATATTTGGGATTCTCGCTATGTCCAGGTAAGACATTTTTTTTGGTGAAATTTAAACGATTCTCCTGAGGGTTTTCCAACCAGCTTCCTGCCCTAGTAATCGAAAAGCAGAATGATGTGGAGGGCTGGGAATCTAGAAATAAATACGGAGattgctggggagaggggggacggggggagactCAGCATCTGTgttgagagagaaaaagagttaaagCCACCTCTCAGAGCTTTTCTATCACTTCTTTCATTCTGTGCAACACTGCAGGCTAATTGCAAACCTCCCAGTCAGTCCCTGTTCCAACAACAATATTTTAACTTACTCGCTCTTCAAGAATAAACATTTCCCCCCCGTAAGCTCCTGTACAACTTTTGACAGCCATCCACTTCTACCCAAGGCTAACGCTGCTTTTGTGGATTAGCCAATTCCTAACTATACAAGTTTAACTGCCAACAAAGGATTGTGCAAGTTACTTTTACTGTGGTCCGCTTGTTACAGTCGGTAACTTTATTAAAAAGTTATAATTTTGGCATTTCTGATCAAACAGAGACCCTGACAtgcaaatagaaaatgctggataaactcagcaggtctggcagcatctgtggagagaggggcagagttaACGGCTGATATTTTATgaactcgctcgggcgaggctcataaaattccgcccgaggccaatggagaattccgttctccgAGCCGTGCCTGCCCCGATTCTGCAACGGGCATGGCGGTAaagttccacagtaagaagtttaacaacaccaggttaaagtccaacaggtttatttggtagcaaaagccacacaagctttcggagctgcaagccccttcttcaggtgagtgggaattctgttcacaaacagagcatataaagacacaacctcaatttacatgaataatggttggaatgcgaatacttacaactaatcaagtctttaagaaacaaaacaatgggagtggagagagcatcaagacaggctcaaaagatgtgtattgtctccagacaagacagccagtgaaactctgtgggggttacaaatagtgtgccatgaacccaatatcccggttgaggggccatcgtcatactgaacagaacggattactgcaaagaagtgtaccgacaactaaacaacgaggaacactacagacagttacctgcagatccgaccaaagaacacacccgtcaactcaacactctgatcaagacctttgatccggaccttcagaacaccctccgtgctctcatcccacgtactccccgcgttggagatctctactgcctcccgaagatacacaaggcaaacacacccggccgtcccatcgtatcgggcaatgggaccctgtgcgagaacctctccggctatgtcgagggcatcctgaaacccattgtacaaagaacccccagcttttgtcacgacacgacggacttcctacagatactcggcacacatggagcagttgaaccaggagtgctcctcgtcacaatggatgtctcggcactctacaccagcatcccccatgacgatggcattgctgcaacggcctcagtgctcagcgccaacaactgccagtttccagatgcaattttacatctcatccgcttcatcctggaccacaatatcttcaccttcaacaaccagttcttcatccagacacacggaacagccatggggaccaaattcgcacctcaatatgccaacatcttcatgcacaggttcgaacaagacttcttcaccgcacgggaccttcaaccgatgctatacactagatacatcgatgatattttcttcctttggactcatggtgaacaatcactgaaacaactctatgatgacatcaacaagttccatcccaccatcagactcaccatagactcctctccagaatcggttgcattcttggacacacgcatctccattaaggacggtcacctcagcacctcactgtaccgcaagcccacggataacctcacgatgctccatttctccagcttccaccctaaacacgttaaagaagccatcccctacggacaagccctccgtatacataggatctgctcggatgaggaggatcgcaacagacacctccagacgctgaaagatgccctcataagaacaggatatggcgctagactcattgatcaacagttccaacgcgccacagcgaaaaaccgcaccgacctcctcagaagacaaacacgggacacagtggatagagtacccttcgttgtccagtacttccccggagcggagaagctacggcatctcctccggagccttcaacatgtcattgatgaagacgaacatctcgccaaggccatccccacacccccacttcttgccttcaaacaaccgcacaacctcaaacagaccattgtccgcagcaaactacccagccttcaggagaacagtgaccatgacaccacacaaccctgccacagcaacctctgcaagacgtgccggatcatcgacacagatgccatcatctcacgtgagaacaccatccaccaggtacacggtacatactcttgcaactcggccaacattgtctacctgatacgctgcaagaaaggatgtcccgaggcatggtacattggggaaactatgcagacgctgcgacaacggatgaatgaacaccgctcgacaatcaccaggcaagactgttctcttcctgttggggagcacttcagcggtcacgggcattcggcctctgatattcgggtaagcgttctccaaggcggccttcgcgacacacgacggcgcagagtcgctgagcagaaactgatagccaagttccgcacacacgaggatggcctcaaccgggatattgggttcatgtcccactatttgtaacccccacagagtttcactggctgtcttgtctggagacaatacacatcttttgagcctgtcttgatgctctctccactcacgttgttttgtttcttaaagacttgattagttgtaagtattcgcattccaaccattattcatgtaaattgagtttgtgtctttatatgccctgtttgtgaacagaattcccactcacctgaagaaggggcttgcagctccgaaagcttgtgtggcttttgctaccaaataaacctgttggactttaacctggtgttgttaaacgtcttactgtgtttaccccagtccaacgccggcatcttcacatcatggtaaagttccagccaacgtttcgagtctaaatgaccTTTCTACAGAAgtcagaaagatttgcatttctatagcgcctttcccGACCACAGACGTGCTCAGCACTTCACAGCCATGAAGTACTTTTGAGGCTGAGTGTCGGAAATTGCACACAGCATGCTgccccaaacagcaatgtgagaatAACACGGATCATCTGTTTCCTCGGAGGtgctgttgattgaaggataaatattgggcaggatgcTCTTAGAAATAGTGCAGTGGGATCCTTTACACCAACCTGGGAGAACTGGCAGGGCTTCGGTTTAATATCTTGTCGAAAAGACAGATGCTTTGATGGATAAATCCATTGCCCAGTGCAATAAAACTGGCCCCGATTCCGTGGTGAGGTTCTTAGCACTCGTTACTATTAAGGAGTAAAGTGGACAGCAATTTCTGGCATTGGTACATTTGCATTAGAGTGCAGAAATCTGAGACTTGCTCTTTAATTTAACACAAGCTTTGCTGCACTGCTAACTCACCAAGAGCTCAATGTTAAAATAGGTGTGAGGGTGAGAAGTTGCAGTGTTTATCCGCTAGATACCCACTAAACCCATTTTAAAATGTTGGGGTTTGTCCATTTAAttgtaagtttaaaaaaaaaaaattgtcataACTACGAAACAACCTCTCTAGCACTGACATTTATTCTACAAATCTCTTTTTTTTCAGaatttaattattgttggagatttttaaatcagattttttttaaatctgtctcttctgcctctctttctctacCCCATTTTTCTTTCCCTCCTTCATCTTACTTTCTGTATGTAATTTTACAATCAGTCAAATAGTCTAATttacaatttctggcttgggctcTGTATGTCTCTGTGAGGATTCTTTATCAAGATTAGTTAAAGCAGTCACCAGTGCTATTCCCATAGGTCCAGACCCCCTGTAGAGGGAGCCACGCCGTTCCAGGTTCCGGGGGATAGCAAGTTGCTGCTCATATGCTCACCAAAGCTCTGTGTGTAGCTATAAGCAGAACAGCAAATGCCATTAATTCGACATTAACCATTAGATACAGACCCATGTTAACTAGATTTCCTTTTTCAATTAGTGCTGTGATCTTAGTGGGTACAGCTATTGGGTGATACAAATGGTCCATGGTCTCAAAATGTCGGTATTGGGCAAAGACAGAAGTGAGTGCAACTGTGAGGTCTCCATGGCTGAATAACTGCTGAGACACACTGCCttagcgggtggcacagtggttagcactgctgcctcacagccccaggaacccgggttcgattcccagcttgggttactgtctgtgccgagtttgcatgttctccccgtgtctgcatgggtttcctccgggtgctccggtttcgtcccagaccgaaagacatgctggttaggtggattggccgtgctaaattctgcctcagtgtacccgaacatgtgctggagtgtggcgactgggggattttcacagtaacttcattgcagtgttaatgtaagcctacttgtgacactaatgaataaataaatggtCACTTGGGCAATGGACAGGAATTTTCAGCATCCATGGAACAGCACCCCAAGGAGATTCAGTACCACGGAGTGCGGGGACGGAAGAAAGGAATATAGCGGAAGTTATGaagagtttgatgtggagatgccggtgttggactggggtgggaacactcagaagtctcacaacaccaggttaaagtccaacaggtttatctggaatcacgagctttcggagcactgctccttcatcaagcgagtggcaactcacctgatgaaggagcagtgctccgaaagctcgtgattccagataaacctgttggactttaacctggtgttgtgaggcttcttactatgAAGAGTTTGGATTAACTCAATTCTCTGTTTACATTGAAGGCTCAATTAAATCACAACTTTGCAAAGGAGAAGCAGATCCAGTGGGCAGACGGCTTTGTGCTAGTTTATAGCATCTGCGACCGGGCCAGTTTCAATGTAGCTCAACAAGAGATCCAGTTCATCAAGTCAATGAAAGATTCCCCTGGCACTGACAGAGCTCCCATCGTCATTGTGGGAAACAAGAGGGACCTCGGTCATCAAAGGACGGTCTCCAGTGAGGAGGGAAGGCTTCTTGCTTTGGCAACAGGCTGCCAGTTTTGTGAAACCTCAGCTGCAGAAACCTACCATGGAGTCCTTCTGGCCTTCCATAGTCTGGTGGAAAGAATCAAGGAATCCAAATTTCTGATCAGGAAAACAGCCAGGATAAAGAGCATCATTCAAAGCATGTTCTCTGCACCTACACCTCTCTAAGAAAGGCTGCTGGAAATTTCAGTTGGGACTCTGGTGTTGGCTTTGTTGGGTGGATTGCATCACATCCTCCCAAGCTGTGGTGATTATTTGTCTTCCTGCTTCGTTTCTTTGAACTCCTTTGCTCACATTTTCACTGGTCGCAACGACCGCAACTGAGGACAAGCAGAACTAAATGTAGGGCATGCTGGGTAAAGGCTCGACAAGGTCAACAACTCTGTCGTATCTGTCCAAGGGATTGCACTTACTACCTGAGTTTACATAGTGCTTATCAATGGTTAGGCGGTCACTATTCCCACTAGACATGTGTACATTGTCCAGAATGGATAGGGACCAAGAACATGATCATTAACTGATCTTCTTTGTTCCCTGACTCCAGGAGCAGTTAGGCTAATTGTAGAACCAACATTGAGTGCAGACAGTGGATCAGATGCTTCAGTTGTGCACTCTGTGCTCCATCAGATGGTACATTTACCCAATAAGAGGGTGCCCCAAATCTAATTAGTTGGTGCTCTGAAAGACTGGCGCATTATCACTTGGATTGATTATCATTCAACTCATTGAGGTGCTGAATGGGGTGATGCAGTGGCCCATCTCTGCCTCATATGTTAAGTCCCTGGTCGTTCAATGGGGAGAAGGTCCATCTCCTTCAGTCCAAGGGTAACCTGTCAAGTTTCTTGCCTTGGAGATGCGTGCTTTAACTTACCCAAGAGAAGGCCTTTCAGCAGCAGACTTGATGACCAGTACCTCACACCAACGTGGCAGAGTTGTGCATTGAGACTTGCTCTGCTGGCTGGTTTGTGCTCTTGTAAGCATCTTGGCCTTATCACATCTTAAAAACTTCCCTACCTGTAAATTACGTTTGAGTTAATGTTGTACCAAGAAAtcatatgaggataggttgaggaatctgggtctatactcgatggagtttagaaggatgaggggggatctaattgaaacttgcagaatactgatagGCCTagctagagtggacgtggagaggatgtttccacgagtgggagagattagaactcgagggcacaacctcagagtgaagggacgctcgtttaaaactgagatgaggaggaatttcttcagccagagggtggtgaatccgtggaactcattgccacagagggctgtggaggccaggtcattgagtgtctttaagacagaaatagataggttcttgatcaataaggggatcaaggtttatggggagaaggtaggagaatggcatgagaatcatatcagctatgactgaatggcggagcagacttgatgggctgaatggtctaattctcttctgtatcttatggtctaatccaAATTGTTTTGATTTTGGATCCATTATTTTTCATCAATTCTTTGAAACAACCTAAACGTGAGTGTCGACTGTAATTTACAAAATCTCCAGATGACATGAAACTTGACAATGTAGGAGATAGTGATGAGGATTAGTAGAGGCTGTATAGATATGGGCAGGgatatggcagatggatttcagtgcagagaagtgtgaagccaTACACTTTGGAAAGGCAGTATAAGAGAAATGATAAGATTTTGAAAAACTGAGAGAGGAAAGAGGaaggttctgacgaagggtcatccagacccgaaacgttggctctgttctcgctccacagacgccgtcagacctgctgagattttccagctttttctgttcttgtttcagattccgacaACCGCAGGATTTTGCCTTTGTATTATGAGAGGAAAGACAGGTGTACATATCCCAAAAGGTGGTCAGGCAAGTTAAGTAAGATGGTTGAGAAAGCATAGGGGTTATTTGGATTTAAGCATGGAAGAATAAGATATGAAAGCCAAGAAAAATCTTGCTAGTACTTTATAAATatttaatataaaataaagaaacaaaaaatgctggctaCTCAGCAATTCTGACAGcatccacagagagagaaatggagttagggattgtttcaggtctgtgacctaacATCAGAACTGAAAAAAGTTTGAAAtatatttgatttgctttgatttattgtcacatattttaatatacagtgaaaagtattgtttcttgcgcgctatacagacaaagcataccgttcatagagaaggaaacgagagagtgcagaatgtagtgttacagtcatagctagggtgtagagaaagatcaacttagtgcaaggtaggtccattcaaaagtctgatggcagcagggaagaagctgttcttgaatcggttggtacgtgacctcagatttttgtatctttttcccgacagaagaaggtgcaagagagaatgtccagggtgtgtggggtccttaattatgctggctgctttgctgaggcagcgggaagtgcactcagagtcaatggacgggaggctggtttgcgtgatggattgggctacattcatgacgttttgtagttccttgcagtttcgggcagagcaggagccataccaagctgtgatacaaccagaaagaatgctttctatggacatagataagctgcagagctgggctgggaggtggcaaatggagtttagtgcagaaaagtgtgaggtgattcactttggaaggagtaacaggaatacagagtactgggctaatgataagatacttggtagtgtggatgaacagagggatctgcgtgtccatgtgcatagatacctgaaagttggcacccaggttgacagggttgttaagaaggcgtacggtgtgttagcttttattggtagagggattgagtttcggagccaggaggtcatgctgcaactgtacaaaactctggtgcggccgcacttggagtattgcgtacagttctggtcgccgcattataggaaagatgtggaaattggaaagggtgcagaggagatgtaccaggatgctgtctggtatggtgggaagatcgtatgaggaaaggctgagggacttgaggttgtttttgttagaagaaggttaagaggtgacttaatagaggcatacaagatgatcagaggattagatagggtggatagtgagagcctttttcctcggatggtgatggctaacatgaggggacataactttaaattgaggggtgagagctataggacagatgttagaggtaggttctttactcagagagtagtaaggacatggaatgccctgcctgcagcagtagtggactcatcaatattaagagcattcaaatggttattggataaacatatggatgatattggaatagtgtagattagaggggctttagattggtttcactggtcggtgcaacatcgagggccgaagggcctgtactgcgctgtaatgttctatgttctatggtgcatctgtaaacgttggtgagagtcgtagctgacatgccaaatttccttagtcttctgagaaattagagccattggtaggctttcttaactatagtgttggcatggggggaccaggacaggttgttggtgatctggacacctatatAATAGGTTTCGAGCGCgtaagagggggagggagggaagaagaATAGATGAGAAGGTTTGCGATGGAGTGGAATTAATTAGAGGTTAAATTGCAAAAGATTTCACCGGGAATACCAAAAGGAATGATAATGATGCGAAAGATGTGTCCAGAGAAGGATAGCTGCCATCCCAACACTAAGTACAGAAATTAAGAAAGaaacggaagaaaaaaaaaatcaaaggaaaaCCAAACAAAATGGGTGAAGAAGCTAAAATTATTGAACTTTTTAAAtcattggccgggattttctggccgtgctcgccgcaaaaccggaaaatcccactcgaggtcaatggatctttgcatgatcTGTCCCCCcgccgcctgctatgattcccatggttggCAGGACAGGAAGATTCATCCCATTGTTTAAGCCTCAGCCAGAATATGTGGGCAATTGTGAACAGCGGACTTCTGGAAAGATATACAGACCTTGGAAAATAATTCCGTGGAGGTTTctgaggaggttactgagatgagAGTCTTAAGTTCTGAGGAGAGGTTAAAAATGTTTGGagaattctccttggaacagaaatCGATAAAAGGTGAATCAGTAGTGGTTTTCAAGATGAGGAGAGGTTTTGATCGAGAACAGAGAGAATAAAAAGATTATTTCCTCTGATGTGTGGGTCAATAACTGGAGGTGATAGATTTAAAAGCATCAGCAAAAGATACAGATGGGAGATGAGAATGTTTCCACGGTTGTTAGGATTTGGAACACTCTATGTAAAGAGACTCATAgactctactgtgcagaaggaggccattcggcccatcaagtctgcaccgacaacaatcccacccaagtcctattcccgtaacccccacatatttaccctcctaatcccccgacaccaagtggcaatttgtcatgactaatcaacctaacccgcacatctttgggctgtgggaggagcacccggaggatatccatgcagacacggggaaaatgtgcaaactccacacaccgggacctgaggtcagaattgaacccacgttactggcgctgtgaggcagcagtgctaaccactatgccaccgtgccatccctattttttttaaaccctacagtgcagaaggaggccattcagctcatcgagtctgcgccgaccacaatcccacccagcccctatcccaatagccccacatatttaccctgctagtccccctgatactaagtggcaatttagcatggccaatccacctaacccgcatgggaggaaaccggagcacctggaggaaaccccacagatagggagaaaacgtgcaaactcgacacagacagtgacccaagccgggaatcgaacccaggtccctggcgctgtgaggcagcagtgctaatcactgtgccactatggaATTTGAGGTGGAATTCGATTCCGTAGATAATTTTGAAAGGGAAGTGAACAGGTACATGAGGCTGAATGACTTGCAGGGCAATAGGCTAAGAGTGGGGATGTGGGACTTACCATGACTGTCCAttgaaagagccagcacagacactaagggccaaatggcctccttctacattgtaagtTTCCTGATTAATTGTTGCTTGTTTGGTGGAAAATGTCATTATTTTGTAAGACAATCACCTTCCAAAAGCTATCAAGCATGCATTTAGATGAATGTTGCCTGGGTACCTGTTGTCTCGGGCTGATGGATGAGGTGTCATCGTTTACCTTCTCATCACTCAAGGGTAATA
This DNA window, taken from Mustelus asterias chromosome 24, sMusAst1.hap1.1, whole genome shotgun sequence, encodes the following:
- the LOC144511485 gene encoding ras-related and estrogen-regulated growth inhibitor-like protein — translated: MKANVVILGADSVGKSALTVRFLTRKFIGEYGDIESVYNHNVTVAGRRVAFNIWDSRYVQAQLNHNFAKEKQIQWADGFVLVYSICDRASFNVAQQEIQFIKSMKDSPGTDRAPIVIVGNKRDLGHQRTVSSEEGRLLALATGCQFCETSAAETYHGVLLAFHSLVERIKESKFLIRKTARIKSIIQSMFSAPTPL